A region from the Pseudonocardia petroleophila genome encodes:
- a CDS encoding acyl--CoA ligase family protein — MLASMQHSFEPLSPVSFLDRAAAAHGDRTAVVDGERRWTYTELHDRCRRLAGGLAPLADGRPVAVLAPNTHVLLEANFGVPWAGVPLVAVNTRLSAGEVAYIVEHSNSSVLVHDPVFDDLVDAVFAQLDAPPLRIRAGAEYEALLDGASPTAHTVDDERGLLSINYTSGTTGKPKGVMYHHRGAYLQALAMVGHTGLTPSAVHLWTLPMFHCNGWCFPWAVTAAGATHVCLPKVDPSEVWRLIREEGVTHLNGAPTVLSMLAYAKEAAPLSGVPVRVATGGAPPSPAILRRMGELGFEVTHLYGLTETFGPVMICDWRPEWNELDAGEQARLKARQGVGNMISCAVRVVTDDGADVPRDGESVGEIALRGNNVMLGYLDDEQATATAIPDGWFRTGDLGVIHPDGYVELRDRSKDVIISGGENIASVEVEQAIADHPAVLEVAVIAVPDEKWGEVAAAYVTLQEGASATEEEIIEHVRGRLARFKAPKTVTFTDLPRTSTGKIQKFVLRDEAWKGSEHRIR; from the coding sequence ATGCTGGCGTCCATGCAGCACAGCTTCGAGCCCCTGAGCCCGGTGTCCTTCCTCGACCGGGCCGCCGCCGCGCACGGTGACCGCACCGCCGTCGTCGACGGGGAGCGGCGCTGGACCTACACCGAGCTGCACGACCGCTGCCGGCGCCTGGCCGGTGGGCTCGCTCCGCTCGCGGACGGGCGCCCGGTGGCGGTGCTCGCCCCGAACACGCACGTGCTGCTGGAGGCGAACTTCGGCGTGCCGTGGGCGGGGGTGCCGCTCGTCGCCGTCAACACGCGGCTCTCGGCGGGCGAGGTGGCGTACATCGTGGAGCACTCGAACTCCTCCGTGCTGGTGCACGACCCCGTGTTCGACGACCTGGTGGACGCGGTGTTCGCCCAGCTGGACGCCCCGCCGCTGCGGATCCGGGCCGGCGCGGAGTACGAGGCGCTGCTCGACGGGGCCTCGCCGACGGCCCACACCGTCGACGACGAGCGCGGCCTGCTCTCGATCAACTACACGTCGGGCACCACGGGGAAGCCCAAGGGCGTGATGTACCACCACCGCGGTGCCTACCTGCAGGCGCTGGCGATGGTCGGGCACACCGGCCTGACGCCGAGCGCGGTGCACCTGTGGACGCTGCCCATGTTCCACTGCAACGGCTGGTGCTTCCCCTGGGCCGTCACGGCGGCGGGGGCCACGCACGTGTGCCTGCCGAAGGTCGATCCCAGCGAGGTGTGGCGCCTGATCCGCGAGGAGGGCGTCACGCACCTCAACGGCGCGCCGACGGTCCTGTCGATGTTGGCCTACGCGAAGGAGGCGGCGCCGCTCTCCGGTGTGCCGGTGCGGGTGGCCACCGGTGGCGCTCCGCCCAGCCCGGCGATCCTGCGTCGGATGGGGGAGCTGGGGTTCGAGGTCACCCACCTCTACGGGCTCACCGAGACGTTCGGGCCGGTGATGATCTGCGACTGGCGGCCCGAGTGGAACGAGCTCGACGCGGGCGAGCAGGCGCGGCTCAAGGCGCGCCAGGGCGTCGGGAACATGATCTCCTGCGCGGTGCGGGTGGTCACCGACGACGGCGCCGACGTGCCGCGCGACGGGGAGTCGGTCGGGGAGATCGCGCTGCGCGGCAACAACGTGATGCTGGGCTACCTCGACGACGAGCAGGCGACGGCCACCGCGATCCCGGACGGCTGGTTCCGCACCGGCGACCTGGGGGTGATCCACCCCGACGGGTACGTGGAGCTCCGCGACCGCTCCAAGGACGTGATCATCTCCGGCGGGGAGAACATCGCGTCGGTGGAGGTGGAGCAGGCCATCGCCGACCACCCCGCGGTGCTGGAGGTCGCCGTGATCGCGGTGCCCGACGAGAAGTGGGGCGAGGTCGCGGCCGCCTACGTCACGCTGCAGGAGGGGGCGAGCGCGACGGAGGAGGAGATCATCGAGCACGTCCGGGGGCGGCTGGCGCGGTTCAAGGCGCCGAAGACGGTGACGTTCACCGACCTGCCGAGGACCTCCACCGGGAAGATCCAGAAGTTCGTGCTGCGGGACGAGGCGTGGAAGGGGTCCGAGCACCGGATCCGGTGA
- a CDS encoding bifunctional chorismate-binding protein/class IV aminotransferase has protein sequence MILHVVPLDLPGLGVGEAARRLAHRERVTAWAGDWSTGGLVTCDPVPGGRFPELPAVAPDPAHPDAVGGGWFGHRGFDGTDSWASYRDVLRFDGTAWFHEALLDGAFDAAAARRRAAELTADLRRPARTVPARLEVTAFPDRTAHVVAVERCVQAIRRGEIYQANIACHVHGRLHGSPHDAWARLVEAHAPARAALVADPGRTAVGASPELFLRRRGRTVETSPIKGTRPRTGGPDDAAERDRLAASAKDAAENVMIVDLMRNDLARVCSGVTVPRLLEIEPHPGVWHLVSTVRGTLDTDDAGLLAATFPPGSVTGTPKIRAVELIGELEAGPRGLFTGMLGYLSPLAGVELAVAIRTLEVAADGTARLGVGGGVTVDSTPVQEWAECRTKAAPLLAALGAAPWPPDPGPSRLADPAAGLFETLLAVDGRPRRVAEHVRRLQASFTECHGRPLDADVAAAMTTGPPGPARVRVDASPDGRLTVTAAPFVPVPLAAQPGLDLVVHRLGPGGAPRHKCADRDWVAKVEAPLGPDQAALLVDDRDVVLESTRSGVAVVLGGRVTVPPLDGRILPGTARRALLDVLDTAAVPYDLRAPALGELVDADGVFLLNALRGVQWVRSVPGRTWAAPDPVTVRAAQLLGADRG, from the coding sequence GTGATCCTGCACGTCGTCCCGCTCGACCTGCCCGGCCTCGGCGTCGGCGAGGCCGCCCGGCGCCTCGCCCACCGGGAGCGGGTCACCGCCTGGGCGGGGGACTGGTCGACCGGCGGCCTGGTCACCTGCGACCCGGTGCCCGGCGGCCGGTTCCCCGAGCTCCCCGCCGTCGCGCCGGACCCGGCGCACCCCGACGCCGTCGGCGGGGGCTGGTTCGGCCACCGCGGCTTCGACGGCACCGACTCGTGGGCGTCCTACCGCGACGTGCTCCGGTTCGACGGCACGGCCTGGTTCCACGAGGCGCTGCTCGACGGCGCGTTCGACGCCGCGGCCGCCCGGCGGCGGGCCGCCGAGCTGACCGCCGACCTGCGGCGGCCGGCCCGGACCGTGCCCGCCCGCCTGGAGGTCACCGCGTTCCCGGACCGGACCGCGCACGTCGTCGCGGTGGAGCGGTGCGTGCAGGCGATCCGGCGCGGGGAGATCTACCAGGCCAACATCGCCTGCCACGTGCACGGCCGGCTGCACGGGTCCCCGCACGACGCCTGGGCCCGGCTCGTCGAGGCCCACGCCCCCGCCCGCGCCGCACTGGTGGCCGACCCGGGCCGCACGGCGGTCGGCGCGAGCCCCGAGCTGTTCCTGCGCCGCCGCGGGCGCACCGTCGAGACCTCGCCGATCAAGGGCACGCGCCCGCGGACCGGCGGCCCCGACGACGCCGCCGAGCGGGACCGGCTCGCCGCGTCGGCCAAGGACGCGGCCGAGAACGTGATGATCGTCGACCTGATGCGCAACGACCTCGCGCGCGTCTGCTCCGGCGTCACCGTGCCCCGGCTGCTCGAGATCGAGCCGCACCCCGGCGTGTGGCACCTGGTGTCGACGGTGCGCGGCACCCTCGACACCGACGACGCCGGGCTGCTCGCCGCGACCTTCCCGCCCGGCTCGGTCACCGGCACCCCGAAGATCCGGGCGGTCGAGCTGATCGGCGAGCTGGAGGCCGGGCCGCGGGGGCTGTTCACCGGGATGCTCGGGTACCTGAGCCCGCTCGCCGGGGTCGAGCTCGCGGTGGCGATCCGCACGCTGGAGGTCGCGGCGGACGGCACGGCGCGGCTGGGGGTCGGCGGCGGCGTCACCGTCGACTCGACACCGGTGCAGGAGTGGGCCGAGTGCCGGACGAAGGCGGCGCCGCTGCTCGCCGCGCTCGGCGCCGCACCGTGGCCGCCGGACCCGGGGCCGAGCCGGCTCGCCGACCCCGCCGCCGGGCTGTTCGAGACCCTCCTCGCCGTCGACGGGCGGCCGCGGCGGGTGGCCGAGCACGTGCGGCGGCTGCAGGCGTCGTTCACCGAGTGCCACGGCCGGCCCCTCGACGCCGACGTGGCGGCCGCGATGACCACCGGTCCGCCCGGCCCCGCCCGCGTCCGGGTGGACGCGTCCCCGGACGGGCGGCTCACGGTGACCGCGGCCCCGTTCGTCCCGGTGCCGCTCGCCGCGCAGCCCGGCCTCGACCTGGTGGTGCACCGCCTGGGACCCGGCGGCGCCCCGCGGCACAAGTGCGCCGACCGCGACTGGGTGGCGAAGGTCGAGGCGCCGCTGGGGCCGGACCAGGCGGCGCTGCTCGTCGACGACCGCGACGTGGTGCTGGAATCCACCCGCTCGGGCGTCGCCGTCGTGCTGGGCGGGCGCGTCACCGTCCCGCCGCTGGACGGCCGGATCCTGCCGGGCACCGCCCGGCGCGCGCTGCTCGACGTCCTCGACACCGCCGCCGTGCCCTACGACCTGCGCGCCCCGGCGCTCGGCGAGCTGGTCGACGCCGACGGGGTGTTCCTGCTCAACGCGCTGCGCGGGGTGCAGTGGGTCCGCTCGGTGCCCGGGCGGACCTGGGCCGCGCCGGACCCGGTCACCGTGCGGGCGGCGCAGCTGCTGGGCGCGGACCGAGGGTGA
- a CDS encoding trans-sulfuration enzyme family protein, translating into MSGHHLATRAVHAGNAVDPGTGAIRRPLVAANSYALPDDPSELSWSGTGTPLYTRNGGANQGWLECKLAALDGGEAAFATATGVAALHAVFFTLLRTGDHVVCSDVTYAATYQLLTELLPAKYGITTTLVDTSDAGAVRAAMRPQTRLVHVESPANPTTKITDVAAVAAVAHEGGALLSVDATFATPVLQRPLELGADLVVHSLTKYVNGHGDAMGGAVIGAAELVDRIRLEAGVNVGGTISPFNAWLIMRGAVTLPMRMRAHCAGAQVVAEFLEADPRVAYVAYPGLPSHPQHALAARTLDGGSGGMLAFAVRGDPATQNRFVAALELITSAVSLGHDETLIVHVGTEGPRVAHYPEEFRRWGHLRLSVGLEDPRDLVADLEQALTLTLGPRPAAAPPAR; encoded by the coding sequence GTGAGCGGGCACCACCTGGCCACCCGCGCCGTGCACGCCGGGAACGCCGTCGACCCCGGCACCGGCGCGATCCGCCGCCCGCTGGTCGCCGCGAACTCCTACGCGCTGCCCGATGACCCGTCGGAGCTGAGCTGGTCGGGCACCGGCACCCCGCTCTACACCCGCAACGGCGGCGCGAACCAGGGCTGGCTGGAGTGCAAGCTCGCGGCGCTGGACGGGGGCGAGGCCGCGTTCGCCACGGCCACGGGGGTGGCGGCCCTGCACGCGGTCTTCTTCACGCTGCTGCGCACCGGTGACCACGTCGTCTGCTCCGACGTCACCTACGCCGCCACGTACCAGCTCCTCACCGAGCTGCTGCCGGCCAAGTACGGGATCACGACGACGCTCGTCGACACCTCCGACGCCGGCGCCGTGCGGGCGGCGATGCGCCCGCAGACCCGGCTGGTGCACGTCGAGAGCCCGGCCAACCCGACGACGAAGATCACCGACGTGGCCGCCGTCGCCGCGGTGGCGCACGAGGGCGGCGCGCTGCTCTCGGTCGACGCCACGTTCGCCACCCCGGTGCTGCAGCGACCCCTGGAGCTCGGTGCCGACCTCGTCGTGCACTCGCTCACCAAGTACGTCAACGGGCACGGCGACGCGATGGGCGGGGCCGTGATCGGGGCCGCGGAGCTGGTCGACCGCATCCGGCTGGAGGCGGGCGTCAACGTCGGGGGCACGATCAGCCCGTTCAACGCCTGGCTGATCATGCGCGGGGCGGTGACGCTGCCGATGCGGATGCGGGCGCACTGCGCGGGCGCCCAGGTCGTCGCGGAGTTCCTGGAGGCCGACCCGCGGGTGGCCTACGTCGCCTACCCCGGGCTGCCCTCGCACCCGCAGCACGCGCTCGCCGCCCGCACGCTCGACGGCGGGTCCGGCGGCATGCTCGCGTTCGCGGTCCGCGGTGACCCGGCCACCCAGAACCGGTTCGTCGCGGCGCTGGAGCTGATCACGTCGGCGGTGTCGCTGGGCCACGACGAGACCCTGATCGTGCACGTCGGCACCGAGGGCCCGCGCGTGGCCCACTACCCGGAGGAGTTCCGCCGGTGGGGCCACCTGCGCCTGTCGGTGGGTCTGGAGGACCCCCGCGACCTGGTCGCCGACCTGGAGCAGGCGCTGACCCTCACCCTCGGTCCGCGCCCAGCAGCTGCGCCGCCCGCACGGTGA
- a CDS encoding TIGR03854 family LLM class F420-dependent oxidoreductase, with translation MPPPLPQSPKAPSQSPKAPSQSKIRIGLGSVPHDDLGGYVDACEAAGVDSVWLPDFASTDAVDPLVGLAYAAGRTRRLKLGTGVLVLPGRNPMLVAAQLASLVALAPKRILPTFGVRAVSVRDRALYPVPGERAAVFDEALLVLRRLLSEPSVTHHGEFFHLDDAAVGPLPPRPLDLWLGGTAPVALRRIGRLADGWLGAAVTPAEAGGCRAGIERAAADADREIEDDHYGTNIGLLPPGTSEADRAAALAQTARRRPDVDPALLVADGWAAARTQVRAFVDVGLTKFVVRPLAPVASWRGFVDEFVAELGPEQT, from the coding sequence GTGCCTCCTCCCCTCCCGCAGTCGCCGAAGGCCCCGTCGCAGTCGCCGAAGGCCCCGTCGCAGTCGAAGATCCGCATCGGCCTGGGTTCGGTGCCGCACGACGACCTCGGTGGGTACGTCGACGCGTGCGAGGCGGCGGGCGTCGACTCGGTCTGGCTGCCCGACTTCGCCTCCACCGACGCCGTCGACCCGCTGGTGGGGCTGGCCTACGCGGCCGGCCGCACCCGCCGGCTCAAGCTCGGCACCGGGGTGCTCGTGCTGCCCGGTCGCAACCCGATGCTGGTCGCGGCGCAGCTCGCCTCCCTCGTCGCGCTGGCCCCGAAGCGGATCCTGCCGACGTTCGGCGTCCGCGCCGTCAGCGTCCGCGACCGCGCCCTCTACCCGGTGCCCGGGGAGCGCGCCGCGGTGTTCGACGAGGCCCTGCTCGTGCTGCGGCGGCTGCTGTCCGAGCCGTCGGTGACCCACCACGGCGAGTTCTTCCACCTCGACGACGCCGCGGTCGGCCCGCTGCCCCCGCGCCCGCTCGACCTGTGGCTGGGCGGAACCGCCCCCGTCGCGCTGCGCCGGATCGGGCGCCTGGCCGACGGCTGGCTGGGCGCCGCCGTCACCCCGGCGGAGGCGGGCGGGTGCCGGGCCGGGATCGAGCGCGCCGCGGCCGACGCCGACCGGGAGATCGAGGACGACCACTACGGCACCAACATCGGACTGCTCCCGCCCGGGACGTCCGAGGCCGACCGCGCCGCCGCGCTGGCCCAGACCGCGCGGCGCCGCCCGGACGTGGACCCGGCGCTGCTCGTCGCCGACGGGTGGGCCGCCGCGCGCACCCAGGTGCGGGCGTTCGTCGACGTCGGCCTCACCAAGTTCGTGGTGCGCCCGCTCGCCCCGGTGGCGTCCTGGCGCGGGTTCGTCGACGAGTTCGTCGCCGAGCTCGGCCCGGAGCAGACGTGA
- a CDS encoding DUF4383 domain-containing protein has protein sequence MNNSRRDPEPGTRLGLVHRIGAVVFAAGLVVFGVLGLVNQLEPFTTSGTPVLGLSSNGLLSVISLVTAALLVAAAVRGGRMASTVTFGIGVAFLLSGVANVLVLDTPFNVLAFRMSNVIFSLLAGGLLMVLGAYGRFTGRLPDDSPYRQAGESGAADGDDGAGAPLPTIYPHADDAVAVRDLADAERAVAQHSATPEQAAAVHAIRDVRTAEDRLVAWRSATGSATEPSAG, from the coding sequence GTGAACAACTCTCGGCGCGATCCTGAACCCGGCACGCGGCTGGGGCTCGTGCACCGGATCGGGGCGGTGGTGTTCGCCGCGGGCCTCGTCGTCTTCGGCGTGCTCGGCCTGGTCAACCAGCTCGAGCCCTTCACCACGAGCGGCACCCCGGTCCTCGGGCTGTCCTCCAACGGCCTGCTGTCGGTGATCTCCCTCGTCACGGCCGCCCTGCTGGTGGCGGCGGCGGTCCGCGGCGGGCGGATGGCGTCGACGGTGACGTTCGGGATCGGCGTCGCGTTCCTGCTCTCCGGTGTGGCGAACGTCCTGGTCCTCGACACCCCCTTCAACGTCCTCGCGTTCCGCATGTCGAACGTGATCTTCAGCCTGCTCGCCGGCGGCCTGCTCATGGTGCTCGGCGCCTACGGCCGGTTCACGGGCCGGCTGCCCGACGACAGCCCGTACCGGCAGGCGGGCGAGAGCGGCGCCGCCGACGGGGACGACGGCGCCGGCGCGCCGCTGCCGACGATCTACCCGCACGCGGACGACGCCGTGGCCGTGCGCGACCTCGCCGACGCCGAGCGCGCGGTGGCCCAGCACAGCGCCACCCCGGAGCAGGCCGCGGCCGTGCACGCGATCCGGGACGTCCGCACCGCGGAGGACCGGCTCGTGGCCTGGCGGTCGGCCACGGGATCCGCGACGGAGCCGTCGGCGGGCTAA
- a CDS encoding transglycosylase domain-containing protein, giving the protein MTDSAGAPIAYLYDQFRIPDGSVSAAMRAAIVAIEDRRFFDHGGVDPIGTLRAVVHDASGGAQQGGSTLTQQYVKNYELYVTATTDAERAAAVAPSLARKVTEAELAVQLDHALSKDEILARYLDLVYFGHGAYGVGAAAQAYFGTTPDRLTVAQSALLAGLVQSPAEDDPVAHPDAALTRRGLVLDAMHAQGAIDDAQYTAASAEPLGVGDVGVPRAGCSAAGDAGYFCAYVSSYLQAAGLPPALLAGGGYTVRTTLDRSALGHLVTSLTAQAPPDGSHVADVMSVVAPGADRHPVVAIAANRPFGNGEGESAYDLPVVPENLGAGSVYKIFTAAAALDRGIAGIDTVLDVPASGSTLPNYRGADGRPLPVRNAGTYPAQLSLTDALAQSPNTAFVELEGRTGVAPAVDMAQRLGLTSLDTPGPDGRSVADVARAEDQASFTLGVSPTSDLELANVMATIASHGTWCPPTPIASVTDRDGNAVALAEPPCTQAVDPGLADTLMVGLGRDHLPGGTSAAAAASSGWDRPIAAKTGTTQDQESAAFVGATPQLAGAVITFDDSAAPRPICDGSPPRSCAGGTLFGGTVPARTFYRAMGPILEGRPVAPLPDPDPRYLDAR; this is encoded by the coding sequence GTGACCGATTCGGCCGGTGCGCCGATCGCCTATCTCTACGACCAGTTCCGGATCCCGGACGGCTCGGTGTCCGCGGCGATGCGCGCCGCGATCGTCGCGATCGAGGACCGGCGCTTCTTCGACCACGGCGGCGTCGACCCGATCGGCACCCTGCGCGCGGTCGTCCACGACGCGAGCGGGGGAGCGCAGCAGGGCGGGTCGACGCTGACCCAGCAGTACGTCAAGAACTACGAGCTCTACGTCACCGCCACCACCGACGCCGAGCGCGCGGCGGCGGTGGCGCCGAGCCTGGCGCGCAAGGTCACCGAGGCGGAGCTGGCCGTCCAGCTCGACCACGCCCTGAGCAAGGACGAGATCCTCGCCCGCTACCTCGATCTCGTGTACTTCGGGCACGGCGCCTACGGCGTCGGCGCGGCGGCGCAGGCGTACTTCGGCACCACGCCCGACCGGCTGACCGTCGCGCAGTCCGCGCTGCTGGCGGGCCTGGTGCAGAGCCCGGCCGAGGACGACCCGGTCGCGCACCCGGACGCGGCGCTGACCCGGCGCGGCCTGGTCCTCGACGCGATGCACGCCCAGGGCGCGATCGACGACGCGCAGTACACCGCGGCGTCGGCCGAGCCGCTGGGCGTCGGTGACGTCGGGGTGCCGCGGGCGGGCTGCTCCGCCGCGGGCGACGCCGGGTACTTCTGCGCCTACGTCAGCTCCTACCTGCAGGCGGCCGGTCTCCCGCCCGCGCTGCTCGCGGGCGGCGGGTACACCGTGCGCACCACGCTCGACCGCTCCGCGCTCGGGCACCTGGTCACCTCGCTGACCGCGCAGGCCCCGCCGGACGGCTCGCACGTCGCCGACGTCATGTCCGTGGTGGCGCCGGGCGCCGACCGGCACCCCGTCGTGGCGATCGCGGCGAACCGCCCGTTCGGCAACGGCGAGGGGGAGTCCGCCTACGACCTGCCGGTGGTGCCGGAGAACCTCGGCGCGGGCTCGGTCTACAAGATCTTCACCGCGGCGGCGGCGCTGGACCGGGGCATCGCGGGCATCGACACCGTCCTCGACGTCCCGGCCAGCGGCTCCACGCTGCCCAACTACCGCGGCGCCGACGGTCGCCCGCTGCCCGTCCGCAACGCCGGGACCTACCCGGCGCAGCTCTCGCTCACCGACGCGCTCGCGCAGTCGCCCAACACCGCGTTCGTCGAGCTGGAGGGGCGGACGGGGGTCGCGCCCGCCGTCGACATGGCGCAGCGCCTCGGCCTCACCTCGCTCGACACCCCCGGCCCCGACGGCCGGTCGGTCGCCGACGTCGCCCGCGCGGAGGACCAGGCGTCGTTCACGCTCGGGGTGTCGCCGACGAGCGACCTGGAGCTCGCGAACGTCATGGCGACGATCGCGAGCCACGGCACCTGGTGCCCGCCGACGCCGATCGCCTCGGTCACCGACCGCGACGGGAACGCCGTGGCGCTGGCCGAGCCGCCGTGCACCCAGGCCGTCGACCCGGGCCTCGCCGACACGCTCATGGTCGGTCTGGGCCGCGACCACCTGCCCGGCGGCACGTCCGCGGCCGCCGCGGCGTCGAGCGGGTGGGACCGGCCGATCGCGGCGAAGACCGGCACGACGCAGGACCAGGAGTCGGCCGCGTTCGTCGGGGCCACGCCGCAGCTGGCCGGGGCCGTGATCACCTTCGACGACTCGGCGGCGCCCCGCCCGATCTGCGACGGGTCGCCCCCGCGCAGCTGCGCGGGCGGCACGCTGTTCGGCGGGACGGTGCCGGCCCGCACGTTCTACCGGGCGATGGGCCCGATCCTGGAGGGGCGGCCGGTGGCGCCGCTCCCCGATCCCGATCCCCGCTACCTCGACGCGCGCTGA
- a CDS encoding DUF3817 domain-containing protein → MSAPVLSPPLTARLFRVVSVAEACSWVGLLVGMLFKYVVVFDDIGVTVFGPIHGALFVAYVAVTLLTARVFRWDLRTLVLALAASIPPLATLWFERRARRTGRLDYSPSGSASA, encoded by the coding sequence GTGTCCGCTCCGGTCCTGTCCCCGCCCCTGACCGCCCGGCTCTTCCGCGTGGTGTCGGTCGCCGAGGCCTGTTCCTGGGTCGGGCTGCTGGTGGGGATGTTGTTCAAGTACGTGGTGGTGTTCGACGACATCGGGGTCACGGTGTTCGGGCCGATCCACGGCGCGCTGTTCGTGGCCTACGTCGCGGTCACCCTCCTCACCGCGCGGGTGTTCCGCTGGGACCTGCGCACCCTCGTGCTCGCGCTGGCTGCCAGCATCCCGCCGCTGGCGACGCTGTGGTTCGAGCGCCGGGCGCGGCGGACGGGACGCCTGGACTACTCCCCGTCGGGGTCGGCCAGCGCCTGA
- a CDS encoding SWIM zinc finger family protein: MTDTPDPFWWQDEDTRPRRVEGGIQIRNRRGKVARTWWSGRFLSVVECLGIGGRLSRGRSYARAGQIVSLDVDAGGAVAQVQGSRPQPYRARIGVPAYGKTEWTQVLDALAADASYAAALLAGEMPRGIEDVFDRAGLSLFPATARDLVMDCSCPDFAVPCKHLAAVFYVLAERFDADPFQILALRGRDRETVLDDLRARRGSPAPTGVAPLADLLDTYFVAGPGLGERIAGPRTPSDALLDQVPEFPVAVRGASVVELLRPAYQALADPDGE, from the coding sequence ATGACTGACACCCCCGATCCCTTCTGGTGGCAGGACGAGGACACCCGTCCCCGCCGGGTCGAGGGCGGCATCCAGATCCGGAACCGGCGGGGGAAGGTCGCGCGCACCTGGTGGTCGGGGCGCTTCCTGTCGGTCGTGGAGTGCCTCGGCATCGGCGGGCGCCTCTCGCGCGGCAGGTCCTACGCCCGGGCCGGGCAGATCGTCTCCCTCGACGTCGACGCGGGCGGGGCGGTCGCGCAGGTCCAGGGCAGCCGGCCGCAGCCGTACCGGGCGCGGATCGGGGTGCCGGCGTACGGCAAGACCGAGTGGACGCAGGTCCTCGACGCGCTCGCCGCCGACGCCTCCTACGCCGCGGCGCTGCTGGCCGGGGAGATGCCGCGCGGGATCGAGGACGTGTTCGACCGCGCCGGCCTGAGCCTGTTCCCCGCCACCGCGCGCGACCTGGTGATGGACTGCAGCTGCCCCGACTTCGCGGTGCCCTGCAAGCACCTCGCGGCCGTGTTCTACGTGCTCGCGGAACGCTTCGACGCCGACCCGTTCCAGATCCTCGCTCTGCGCGGGCGCGACCGCGAGACCGTGCTCGACGACCTGCGCGCCCGGCGCGGCTCCCCCGCCCCCACGGGCGTGGCCCCGCTGGCCGACCTGCTCGACACCTACTTCGTCGCGGGCCCGGGGCTCGGCGAGCGGATCGCCGGGCCGCGGACCCCGTCCGACGCCCTGCTCGACCAGGTGCCGGAGTTCCCGGTGGCGGTGCGCGGGGCGTCGGTGGTGGAGCTGCTGCGTCCGGCGTATCAGGCGCTGGCCGACCCCGACGGGGAGTAG